The sequence below is a genomic window from Ipomoea triloba cultivar NCNSP0323 chromosome 2, ASM357664v1.
AGGAACCAAGAACCCGCATCTGTCATTGCATCTAAAATGACACCTCAAAGTACACACGCGTAACAAAATTAGACAAGTTCTGGCTTTTTCTTGAGAACCAATACTTTCATGTCCACCAAGCTTTACATTCCCACCCAAATAATATACAAAAGTAGTGGCTAAAGACAGCGAAAACATCCTCAGATGCTGAAACCTATTAGAAACAACATTGTGGAAAGACTACCTAGGCGCAGCAGCTCTTGAGCTCTCCCCGCTTTCTTGGATTATTGCCTCGGGCTGTGTCTGAGTTGAGGCCGAGATCGATGGCGTTGGCAACGGTTGTGAGGTGCCCGCGGGATTACATGGTGGGGGAACAGGGTGCGCGATGAAGGTGGGAACTTCTTCCCCGGGCATTAACACCGACACTCCTCGAGCATAGACAGTCATCTGAAATGGAAGAGAACGAACATTAACCGGGCCATTAGATTTTGGGGGCGTGGGAAGAACATTTGGAAAGACACAAGGCAAAGGAAGGAAAAGGCAATTTGGAGAACCAAAGCAATTCCTTTGAGGAACATCGTCAATGTTTTCCCAATTTCCCATGAATCCACAGCTTATTTcaatgaacagatattacattgtaacagagtcaatagtattaaaagaaaagaaaaaacaaacttTAAGACAAAAAAGTAAGTAAGCAATTGGTGTCAGAACTACCAATCATGTCATTTACTTCACAAACATAAATACAGCAAGGAGACGCCCATTTTGGGCTCGTTCCCACTGATAATTTAGGtcttatttggtaaaatagttagcctatcagccaattttgacttatttgaccactaatAACTTGCAAAGGAGTGAGGTGTTAGAAGAATGCGAACCTTTTTATCAGCCACAATGCTTTAAAAAGGTTATCTGTACGTTGATTCTTAGGTACAATAAATAAATCTCAGGTACTAAAGATGCTGATATGAACTAATGCAGGATTGATCTAAAGACAAAAACACATGCTAGTGACAAAAAAAGGGACCCATAAGCCCAAAAGGAAAGCAGAAAAGCAGACATAGCGTCACACTAATGTCCCTCCTGCTTGGTGTAAAACAAAACTATATAAAAACGATGCATAAAAGTTTAATAGACACCAACATCGCATTAGTTGGCCGAGCATTAATAGCAGGAATcacagaaaaattaaaattttccaaCAAGATATGACTCGAACCTGATGGATATTGGCATCAATACGAAGCATTCGCATATTTATGTCGTGATGGTGATTTATCATGCCACATATTGTTTCAAAGATTATTTAATCGACACCATAAAGGTAAAGCAGGTGGTTATATCCAAGAGCAATATGTTAAACAATATTTTCCTCCACTCTTTTGAATAATGCCTTGACGCATGATGACTCTATTGCACACTACTTTAGGATCTAAATCAAATAAGGTTGCATCAAAGTGCCGTACTAATTTtcattaatgaatataaaatcaGTATCTTCCACCAAGTAGCCTACGTCACAAAATCCTATTTGAGTTGATGAGATCTTACAGTAATCTAAGACATGATTACGCTCCAAGTGAGTCAAAAGAAGATCTACACATGAACCAAAAACTGAGCAATTAACACCACATTCCTAATGTAAATTAGGCTAATTTCTTTCTCCAAGAAGTTCAAATTCATTACTCAAAAGTTAGAATCTTTCAAGTATTCTCTGGAAAACACGTTTTAGTTCAGAAAACATATCATTTTAATGGAGTTTGATCTATTTTCTTGATAGAATTGAGGACACACTAGCAGGGGGGGCCTAGAGATGGCCTATTATATGCATTTTCTTTGAAATATTGTTTCCCGGGGCCCAGATATCAACCTCATTGCCCCATCTATTTTTGGCTTTAGAAAAGAATCACATAAAAACAAAGATTGAATTGTTTGCAACCCTTGTTTTGCATTCGCCTACAATCACTCAAATAAAAAGGGACCATTTTTTTCAAACAAGAAAGCTGTTTAAAGTCCAAGGGAATCATAATAACCAAGAAGCTGTAAATTTGCAGGTCATGATTAAagaacccccccccccacccccctctCCCCCAAGTTAATCTACTAATAGCTACTACTAAAGTAAGTACTAATCATGATTAACATGAACTGTTAGTGAAGTAATCAAGCAATTTGTACCTAATATTAGCTATAATTACTGCAAACAACAAAGGAAATGAGTAACTGCCAGTCTGCCAAAGTAAAGTTACCCAACACAATCATTTTACCATCTCAAAATCTAATAACCATAATTTTTCATCCTCTTAAGGTTGAAATACTTGAAAATGGCAATGCAATATTACAGTATAACAATCTAAGTTCTGAATTATATTGCTCAAGATTGCATTTTTTTCAGTGAATCAACATTAAAGGCATAGACTTTATGCATCCATAATTGCATACACTTACATAGATCATatatggagagagagagagagagagagagagaggcttACTTCTGGGGATGGATAATCAAGTTTTCTTTGGACCCTGATGTGAGCCTCGAGATTGGAGGGGttgccggcgccggcgccggcggtgGATGATCTAGGGCGGAGAAGCCTCTCAAAAATGGCCATGACAAGGAACATAGAAATGAGAATAGCAGTGGCAACAAACCCAAACGACACCGCATTGACAGAGTTGTCAAAACTCCTCCATTGCTCATCTTTGTCAGCACCGCCACCAGCGGCCGTCGGAGCCACGCCCGGCGGCACCACCAAACCCCAACTAACACCACCACTAGCAGCACGAATTTCCCGCACCATTGAGCAAGAACAGAGTAACCCCACCCTCTCTCATCACCAACCAGCCACGAAACAGAGCCGTCTGGTTCTTGAACTCCCAAGATTAAACAAAGACTCGATTTTTACTGCGTTAATGAGGATGAAATCGATGACCCAAAGTTCCAGAAGCTTTATGCTACTAGAAAAACTAGAAATCTTGGAAAAagctattaataaaaaaactcTTCCTTCTTCCTCCCCTTCTTCTCAGTTCAGTCTTCAAGGAGTAAACAAAAGATCAAAAATAGGCAGTTACGTTGCACGAGAaacaaagaaagagagagagggagagagagagggagaaaagAAGTGGAGGACATCAGAATATCAAGGTGGGCTCGTGGACTAGCAGATAAAAAAGCAGTGATGATACAGAGACAGGATTCAATTATTCTACGGACTAATATTTTCATAATCATGATTAAACTAATTAATGTCATTTACAATGTTCATTCACGAAAAGATTTGATGCATAGTGCACAGTATGGTAGGACTATTAGGAGTAGTAATTAAAGTAGTTGGATCTGTTAATTTGCTTTGGAGGCGTGGGATTAGAATAGATTATTAGATcaacaatgatatatataatggctGTAAGTCTGTAACAACGTAAGATGTGCTTAATTGTTTTAaggtttgtttattttattttaatttctgtgTATGCCTGCCTGCCTCCACAGTCCACACTGCCACTGTTCTTCCCCATCTGTACCTTTCACCACCACTCACTCTGATCTGAATCAATATGTTTTTGACTATCCTACCAACTTTTCCTTTTCAAACCATTATTTTAAGCCTTAacttttccatttcttttatctttattttttaaaaaacaattttatctttattcaaaaataacatttttatgtaACTATTTATAGGTGTACCGCGTTAATGAACTCTAAATGAGATCAGCTTTTCATGAAGATGTTGTGTGACAAGttcaataaaaaaatgttataaaaaaaattaaattcgttACATTCAGTTACAACAAGTCCATAATCACACTTCACCACTTAACTgctctttttgatttttttttttactaactCATGATAGTGATTTAAATTATGTAATGAGCTATTTAAGTAAGAATCAAACGCCTAGGGCGTGTCTAAGATCCAATATAGATTAGGGTCCGTTTGAAAAGTAGGAAATTaactaacaaacaaacaagtaaccgatttgttttctttgaatattttttttgaagtatttcagGTTTGGCTCTAATGAAAAATGATAAATCTATATAGCGCTGTGGTGggaaaatgagcataattatttttaattttaactatttaaaatatacaatgatGGTGGGTGGTGGTGGCGGCGAATGGTTGTTGCTCTACTCTTGCAAACTGAAAACAACTTCCCCAAAAAAAGGtagtcattttctaaaaaattctCTCTATTTTTTATTGACTACACCCCTATTTTTCATTGACTCGCATTTTTCCCCTCTAGCCAAACATTGGAaatctggaaaatgatttctccaTATTTCTAAAGGCACCCTTAGTTCACAGTAAAGAAGCAAAGTTTCACATCAAACCAGATCCTCATTTAAGTAAAAGTAAAACTCTGAAAACATATTTGGGACCAACTCTAGATTAATTTCAGAGTAATGAAGTTATTAAAATAccaatatgaaaaaattaataatttttacttaCTTGTAGTAGTGGGTTGAATTATTTAATAAGAGGAGTAGTTATGgatgatattgattttttaatgagggtgaaaagaaaataagagaaaaaaggTATAGAATGGAGGATTATTATTGCTGGTATGGGTATAATGAATAGTACGTTTGAGTGGCCACCGTTCTAGTTGAAAAAGTCTTGACGTGCACCGCAATTTGTGCACTGCACAGACAACTGCCGACGTTAGCGGTTAAATAGACACATATGGTGAATAATTGTTGGCTAAGACGTAGGAACTTGTCGGGTATCACCGAATCTCTACACTCTAATGTTGTTTATTAAAaagtgattattttttttttttgaaaaggaattaCTTTCTAGCAATAAAAGTTGTATTTATGTAATGGGTTgtgattatttaattattaatccATAAATCTTTtgattagaaaataaattaatcataATACGTGATGCTGACATTTTATTCACCATAACTATAGTATTATGTacaatattttctattttcaaccTTTTTCTTAGAGTTAATAACTTAATACTATAAATGATCTTCTAATTATTGGGTACTATttcttttagtcatcgactttcaattcgaccaaaCCACATAGCTTTCATTTTTAACAATAAAACTCAAATCCtcataaattcattaattaccaattaataacaGAGATTTTCAATTAACTCGAATAATCATTGGATCATTTGTGGCACTAACTCTTAGAACAATCTTTTGATGCTAGAGATGCTGCCCTCATTTTCAAGATTCCTTTGGCCAACCACCACAGATATGACATGCTTATTTGGTCTCTTGAGGAAGATGGAAAATTTACTATGCTACAAAATTTTGAATGGTGAATTGAATGAGACGGATATGCAGAATTGGACTCTAATTTGGCAACTTAAAATTCCTCCtaaagtgaaaatttttatgtggcAGTTGTGCTCTAATTGCCACCCAACCAAAGATCTCCTCAGAAGTAAGAAGGTAAATTGTGACATAAATTAATTGCCCCCTATATGATCATGATAGATAATAAGCTTTGCATCTATTTGTGAATTGTTCTTATACAAAGCAATGTTGGAACCAGCTTGACTTTCAACTGCAGAATGTATATACAAACTTATTATAGTGTTGGTTCAATCAGCTCTTATCCTCACTGTCTAGGGAGCATATTTGCATTGTGGTAATGCCCTGGTGGGAGATTTGGaagtaaagaaatgaaaagataTGGCATAGCAAAAGAAGGAACTTTATTGCAGCTAGATGTATCAAATGGAACGTCGTGTTTTCACCAAAGGAAGCTGAAGCTACTATCATAAGATAAGCTTTGAGTTAGATCAAACAATTGAATATTGACAATATTCAGGCGGAAACAAGCTCTCTTCAGGTCGTCCAAAGCCTCACTCTGATCAATAGAGAGTTTTCATTTCGTTTAAATCTTAGAGATATAAAAAAACATGTTAAGCGAGTTTTCGcaagtgttttaatttttataaagcGATCAGTGAATGGTGTTGCCATGTCATAGCTAAGCATGTTGTCCCTAGGTCTGATTCTTTGGAGTGAGTCTCTAGCCctccctgttttttttttttttttgggtaatattttgttttcagGCTTGAGTTAATGAtggttatttaaaaaagaaaataaaaaaaaaaaaattggaagaTGAGGCATGGCGTACGGGAGAGGTGAGACCCGTGCGTATTTCGGGTCACGTGATGGGATCCTTTTCTCTACTTTTCATGCATTCACAACGTTGAATAATCCAAGCCCTCTAGGGCATGGGCCCCCACACTACTGTATTCTACTCCTACTTGGGCTTTTCACCATTCCCAATTAAATTaatgtactttaaaaaaatacatagaaaAGAACAAAACCAATACTAGTCTCATTATAAAATTCTAGATCATGTTAAAAATGATAGGTCAAgtgtttttaataaaaatcaaactttaatATGTAACTTTGGTTAAATTTAcatgtgaaaatattgaatGTTGTATAAACAaaagaatataaatattactcgAATGAGTTTTGAAAATATGCAATCTAAGGTTGAATTTGtcaaaatattgtaaatatattttaactGTACAAATTATTCCTTTATGtgttaacaaaaaattaattttggaatTAACTTAAGGATTACCATAcattatatgatttatttttttaagtagaAATTTCAACCCCAAGGAGTTTCAAAAATATGCAATCCAATTTTGAGTTGGTGAAAATGAACTAAATATACTAATTACTGTACTTCTTAACATGTTCACTGttgacaaataattaattttttaactctacTTATGTGTGCatgtcttatttttatttactttgagCCAATTTGATGGGATATACATAGTTTATATGatgattattgttttttttaaatcttaatattaTACTTTCTAACTGCCCTGCAGactagaaaataaattttatcaaagcAGACAAGTAGCATGTGAAGTGTCCTCTCAACCATCACACACGCCATGACTAACTTGTAGTAAGCATCGTCAGTGGAAATTTCAACATGTATTCTTGACATAGCACTATAAAAGTTACTAATTAATgaagtgattttgactcaaaaACATTCTTAAACTTCCTTGACCAGATTAGAGCATTCCGACCCCTGAACTCTAACAGAACATTATATAATAAGgtctaatatataaaattatatcttgtattcataaacatatatacatttgGACTTAACGTAAAATAATTAACATTATCACAATTAATGCAAATCATGTGAAaggaaatcaagaaaataaactATCAAAATACAAACAACATTTtcttatttcttcattttcaattGTTCTGGAAGCATTATAAGGTGCTGCTTTGTACTAGTGGCCCGGCTCTACACCTATTATTTTAGAGAATGGCTATTGGCTCTCCACTAAGATCTGCAACAACAATTAATATGCCAATCATCAACTCCAGGCGTGGCTTATATCGTTATATTATATCCAAATCTCAACTTCCATTACAAATCTATAATAGATATCCACCATAAAATGGTTGGAAAGTGCcattttattaaacaaactaGCGGTGGCACGCGCGATGCGCGTAGTATAATGCCCAATAAAGATCgaataaatacaatgatattaaaaaatatgttaaaatttaaattctttggtattttttttgtaattttttttgtttaaatttgaatttaattaagaggtcaagagtgttatttcaatagttatgtacgatataaatataaagagctagtttatttttgtcaaacggagattcatacatacaagtttattgataataaatagagttgtagcatttatatatacaagtttattaaaattgtagttcattctcctacatcattgtTAGTGTCCTACTTTGGGTTTTTTTTNNNNNNNNNN
It includes:
- the LOC116009302 gene encoding uncharacterized protein LOC116009302, encoding MVREIRAASGGVSWGLVVPPGVAPTAAGGGADKDEQWRSFDNSVNAVSFGFVATAILISMFLVMAIFERLLRPRSSTAGAGAGNPSNLEAHIRVQRKLDYPSPEMTVYARGVSVLMPGEEVPTFIAHPVPPPCNPAGTSQPLPTPSISASTQTQPEAIIQESGESSRAAAPR